The DNA window GCCGAGGGACGGGGGGTCTCGTTGCTGCCAGGGGCCGGATTGGGATTTAAAATCACCGCTTCCCCCAGATAGAAATCGCTCGGCAGGGTATACTCATAGGCGGCGCCGGTCAGGACAATGGTTGTTTCTCGCTCGAGAGCCGAGCCGAGGATGGCGATATTCTCCGCTTCTTCGTTGGTGAACTGACGGATAAGAGAATCGGTTATCCGGCGGCTGTCGAAATAAAGGCTTCTCCCTCTGACGGAACGGTAGATGTCGGCCAGGGTGGCGCTCTCCAGAATATTGATAGACCAGAGCGCCAGAAAACCCAAAAGCAGAATAACCGCTATCCGCCGTTTACGGAAGTTCGTCGATTTCAAGAAGCCTCCCTTCGAGATATGGGTCAATTGTGACGGTCGGAATGGGCGGCGTTACCGGACGCGCCTGCGCTATCAGGCGGCGCAAACCCTGTTCATAAAGAGTATCCTCATCCTTAGTGACCGCCTTCCACCAGACATACCCGTCGGCCCCCCTCTTCTCGACGGGTGGCGCCAGTATCGAAAGAACTTTATGCACCAGTGTCGGAACATGGCTTTCGGGTAAACGATTGAGATTGCCCAGCGTCGGCTTAAGACAGTAATGCAGGTAGTAAGTTGTGCTTTCTGTTGGGCTGGGGCTGAAGGCGAGCTGCTTGCGCCCATTATCGGCCAGGCCATAGAGCATCGCCACCTCCGGAACTCCCGTGTTGTAAAGCTCGCTGCCACTGACATCGGCCGGATTCAGGCTGGCATCATAGCCATCCTCGCCGACGAAGTTGATTTTCTTCTTGCGGGCGCTATCGGCAATCTTGATGATTCTGCCGATATCGTCCCGGCCGAGCGTCACTACTCCGGTATTGGCTGGAACGCTAAAACTATGTGGCGCTCCGGCCCGTAGGAACCACCATTCATGGCGGTCTCCCATCTCTGACCAGGCCGACTCGATAGTCGCTTCAATGGCGGCGCGATAATCGGCGTTGAAATTCATCACTTTGCCCTGAATCATCACCACCACCTTGTTGATATTAGCCATTGACGGTCTCCTTGTCTGCCACAGTGGACTCCGCTTCCTCTGCAACCTCATCCTCGTCTTCGCGCAAATCAGAGGCAAAATCAAGCACGGGAGAGGTAAAATTATTCTTGTCGCACCAGGCCTTATGCTGCATCAGCTGGTCTTTCATGAAGGCATATTTATACTGCGCCGGCGTTCGATAGCTGAGGGTCATATGCCCGAGCTGAACCGAGAAGTCGCAGTAGATTTTGAAGCCCAATTTTTGAGCCTCGCGGCAAAAATAGATATCTTCGCCGACATCCCCCCATGTGCCGCGCGTCGGGTCATACACATGGTCGAACCAGAAGGGAGGATTTATCTGCGGTTTGGCAATCTCGAGATATTTCTTCAATTCTTCGGACAGCCCCCGTAAGACCTCGGGATTGTCTTTTAAGAAATTCTCGTAATTCCTTTTGATTATCAGCCTCCGCTCGTGCTCCGCCGAAAAGGCGTCAAAAACCTGTCGCTTGATACAGAGAAATCCGGTACCGATGGCGTCAACTTCCAGAACTCCTTCGTCGGGAGGGTTGAGGATGTTTATCCAGGGACCTTCCTGACGGTCCGGAATCGCCAGCTTAAAAACCTGCGGAAGGTAGGGCGCGCCGCGCTGACAATAGAGTCCGCCGCAGATATTCAGATTATGGTCTAAAATCCGCTTCATCAATTCCAGCATATAAGGCAGCGCCAGCTTCTTCCCTTCGAAATCGACCACCGTATTGCTCCGGAATTCTTCCTTTTGAAATCCCATGTCATCATCGAGGAAGAAAAGGAAATCCCACTGCAACTGCGGGGTGTCGGTGACAAATTCGTTCCGGAGGAAATGAATCAAAGCCCCTTCCTGGGTGTCGACCATAATCTGATAGCCAGGAATGCCGCCGTTAAGCAGCACATCTCGAAACTCAATCATCTGCTGCGGCAGGGAGTCATAGTAAGGGATGCAGATTTTCACTATTGGCCGCCGCCGCGGATGGAGGGAGACCAGTTTTCCCACCTGAGGCGCTCCTATTCCTGACCTTCGGATTTCAGGGATCCGGCCGTCTGCCGCCCCTCGAGATACTTGGTTGTCGTCTTGTTGACGGAGGTGTCTACCAGCCAGAATTCCAGGCCGTAGAGAGCATGCCCCATCATGAGGTGAAGGTCTTCCTCGTTGGTGATTTCAATCTCATGCGGAGCGCTCGTTCGAATTAGTTTCACCGGCGGCCAGGTTCCGTCCGGATACCGCTTTCCGGTGAACTGATAGGTTGCATTAGCGATTCGGCAGTATAGGAAGACTGGAAATTTCATTTTAGAATCTGGCGCTTCCACGACGCCGGCAGTTTCCTTTTTTTCAGAGGGCTCGAGGTCGGTCGCCTCGTCCTTCACAGCCTTAGTGGACTTTTTGTTCGGCATTACAGTTTCCTTTTTTTCAGAGGGCTCGAGGTCGGTCGCCTCAAGCCCCCTCTTTTAGACTTAAGCGTAGGTCGTCACACCCTTGAGAATCGAGATATTCTCCGGATTGATGACGCCCAGCCCGACTTCGGCGATATGCTCGTCGGTGAAGCCGTCGGTACCATCTCTGACGACATTCTCGTAGAGAGCGACATCAGAGTTCTGCAGATAACGATACTGGACCAGGTCGGGGTCGAAGACGATGGCAACGCCTCCGTAGCCGGCCGTGGTTGTGCCGTAGGGCGAATTCTGCAGGATGGTATCGCGGACGATAAGCAGGGTGCCGTTACCGGTCTCCCACTCGGCGACCTTGATGCCATAGAGATATTCGCTTGGCTTCATCTGCAGCTTGCCGTCTTTCCAGTAGTCCAGCATCTCGATGACGAGCGGAGAGCAAAGGGCTACCCGCACCATAGCATCGCCATACTGGAAACAGGACCGGACAAAACTCAGCCAGCCCGACTTGGTGAATGTGGTAGTGGCGGTGGTGACATTCCCCCCGCCGTTGATGCCCCAATACCAGAGACCGCCGGTGGTCCGGATAGGGGCGCCGTTGACCGGACCGGTCAGGTCCTCATACGGCTCCGACCAGAGAAAAGCATACTCGATATTCTTCTTCAGCTCGATGAGGGACTCCTGGCGGAGCTCCTCTTTCTTTTTCCCGCCGTAATATTCCGAGTTCTGAGCGGTGCGGGAAAGACCCAGAGTATCGCGGAATATACCGCAATAATTCGTCCGAAGACGATTCTGGACCTTGTGGATGGTCGGGGGTGCCTGGTTCTCCTCCGACTGCGTCGCCAGTCGCAGAAGCGGCTCGTTGTCGGCCCAGGCAGCCGCCGCCGTAGCGCCGAATCCGCGCACTACGGTGATGGTGTTAGCCCCGGTGTCACGCGCCGTGACGTAGACAACCTCTTCCTTGACGACATTTTTGACGATGTCGCCAACCTGGATATGGGCGACCGAATCGCAGATGATGGTTGTCGCGCCGGCGGTGTAGCCGGTGGAGTAGTTGACCGCCGTCCAGCGTCCGCGCGGCTCTTTCTCCAGGACTTTGAATTCCGGATTGACGCATACCTTTTTCTTCGCGGGCAGCTTTCCGTCGGATTTTGACCCGACTTCCAGTCCGCCGCCGCCGCTGATATGCACAAGCGGCGTCAGGTCTTTCTGCAGCCAGAAGACTTCCGGAGGAGTGTCAATTTTCCGTTCGGCCTGAAGAACCGTCCCGGTGCTCTGTCTTCCGGTTATATAACTGGGCACTTCTCTCTATCTCCTTGCCCCGCGGCGAAGACAGAGACTCTTTTTACTTCGGCTCCAATCCGTAGGCTTTAAGCCCGACCGTTCTGGCGTCGTCATTCTCTGCTCCCCCTCCGGAGCTGGGACCGGCGCCGCCCGAAACAATTAAACCCGAGGCGAGCATCTTATCGACTTCCGCCTTGCTCAGTTCTTTGACGCGCTTGCTGAGAAGCTTGTCGACCAGCTGCGGCAGGAGCCGCCCCTTAGCGGCGTAAAGCTGAAGCTCCAGCAGATATTTGGGGTTATTTCCGTTCTCTGCTATTTCCTTGAGGATTTTGTCGCATTCAGCCTTGATGTCAGGGTCTTTATACTCGGGATGGGCATCGGAGAATTCCATCTCGACCTCCCGAAACATCCGCTCCTGCTCGCCGGCGGCAACCTGAGATACAACTTTGTCATGCTCGGACAATTTCGCTTCGAGTGCGGCATACCGGCTGCGTTCATGTTCCAGTGCAGTGTCCAGAAAATCGGACAATGCGTTAGCCTCACTCTCGCCGAGAGACTCTGAGAGGGTGGTAAGAATCTTCGCCAGTTTGGGATTGGTTTTGGCGATTTCCCTGACGGAAGAGGGGGGCGCTGGCGATGGCTTGTCTCCGCCTTCGCCGGATTTGGCGGGCGGAGTAGCCGATTCCTTGGCTTTTTTGGCCTCCTCTAATTCCTTGAGGAGCTCCGCCTCGCGCGTTTTCTTCTCGTTGAGAATCTTCGAATACTGCGCCTGCAGCTCCGTATGTCCCAATTCGAGCGCTTCCGGGGTCTCGTACTTCCCCGCCAGTAGTTTCTTCTCGGGTGGAGTGGTCGGCTTGCCCTCGGGGCCGGTCTGGCCGGTCGGCGGCTGCTTGCTCGGGTCGCCTTCAGGTTTCGCCTCGGACTTTTTCTGTTCAGGCTCTTTCTTTTCCGGGTCGCCTCCGGATGCTCCGGGCTCAGTAGACGCGATTCCATAAGCAGCCAGAGCATCAGCCTTCTGGCCTGCCTCTATCTGCTCAGGAGTCGGCTCGCCTGAGGTCGCCTTTGCACCCTCGGGGCCGGTAGTTGAATTTTCACCTGCCATCTGTTACCGTCCTTATGGTTTTATGTTAACTTGGCCTCGACATCCAGGTCGTCTGGTCTGTCGGCCTTGTTTTTCAATTCTTCAAGACTTCTTTCAATCTCCGCGACCGTCCGATTAATCTGCGCGTAAGAGTTGAAGAAGCGGATAATTCCTTCATGCTCCATCGTGAGCGCCGCCTCGGTAGTGCCTTCTCCTTTTCTCTTCGCCTCCCAGATTTCGACCGATTCAATTCGCCGGATACGGGCAAGTAGCCCCCCCTCGAGAAGCCGGAACCAGGGCTGTTTGATACCCTCGGCAATAGCCCGGGCGCGTGAGAGCTGAAGAACCTTCTTCCGATGCTGGAGAGCCAGTTTGCGTTTAAAATCCTCGGCAGTGTCGTCGGGAAGGAACGCCTCCTCGGGTAGAATCTGGGCGTCGCCATAAGCGAGAAGCTCCGCGAAATATTGGGCGTCATAATTGGCGAGAACATACTTGGGCATCAATTCTTCCGGCATCACTTAGGCTCCCAATAATTGATAAGGTTGTGTCGGGGCGCGTTCCGATAGACGCGAGGCTTCCGGCAAATTGCCCAACTCGGGATTCGCTTGTCGACCCAGAAGTCGCTCTGCTCCTCCCGTGTTGAGAATGCTCGCCACCTGGGTTAGAACATCGTTCTGTCCGGTGTCGAGGGGTATACCGAAGACTTCGGCTGGAATCATGAATCGTTCGGCATCCTCGCGGTCAAAGCTCTGATAAAGAGTTTTCAGCGCATAGCGGTTATTCTGGAGCGGCGCCGGAATTACCTCGCCGGTGACCAGGCGGACATACTGCTGCGTCTGTGAGCCGAGCCTTACCAGCTCCACCAAGTCGGCGCGGCGGGCGGCGCGGCGAATCGATTCGCTGATGCCCGATACGCGATAGAGAAATTCACCGCAGATTTCTTCTTTCGAAATCCACTGATACTGCCCTCCCTGGGCGCTTCCGTCCATGTAAACCTGCATCTGCTCCGGCATGAACTGTTCCACTAGGGAAGCGCAGATTTTTGCTTCAGGAAGGAGGGTGCATTTTTCGTAAGTCATCCCATCATACTGAATCCGCTGGTCGCCCTGGGAGGCGAATATGGTATCGGAAGTCGCGGAATGCACGCGGGGAGAAAACCCTTTTTGCGGTCCGAAATATCCGGTCGTTTCCTCGATGCTGGAAGCGATAAGAGCGTTCAGTTGGAGGATGTCCTGTTTCATCTCGGGCATCCGGACGATATCGACATCGTCCATTTCTTCCACCGGAATGCGCTGATTGGGAACCGATATCAGCCAGTTGGGGTCGACATTCGCCTTGTGCTTCCAAATCGGCCAGTTGTTCATGATGGCATTATCACCGGCCATGTCGAGGAGAAGGTTGCCGAATTTCTGGGCCGGCAGGATCATCTTGGCCATCGCAATCGGATAGAAGCTGTCGGGGTCGAGCGTTTTGATACCCTGGACGATCGGCTTCGTCTTGTGGTAGTAAAAATTATCAACATCGCGAATAATAGTCTCGTCATTGGCCAGGGTGATGAAGTGGTCGTCGGCGATAAAATGCTGCAGGCGGATAATTCCTTCATCCGGTTTGGGTTGCTCATAGCCCATCTGGGACTGTCGCATGTAATACTGGATTTCATTCTGGCCGGACATATTCAGGGGAATCTGCTTGACCTTGCTGAGGTCGAAGGCGCCGGACTGAGCCATCTCCAAAAGATGCTGCGCCGGCAGAAACTGCTCGATGATTACCCAGGGCTTCTCCTCCAGGGTCAGTCCATGGGGATGGGGAAAGACTTCGGTCGGACTCAGTACTTCAAACCAGAGACCGTCATAGACCGTCTCTTCGACCATGATTTTTTCTTTGTATCGATAGCCATAAATCTCGAGGTCGATGACTTTTTCGGTTTTGCGTTTTATTCGCTTCCAGGATGGTATCCGGAAACCGCAGCCGTAAAGCAGGGTGTATTTCAAGAGCCGCTGGCTGGTCAGATACCAGGCCGGGCAGTGCTCGAAGTAATATTGCAGGACCCGCTCGCGATTTTGGGCGATGTCAAAGGCGGTGCCATTGGAGGGCTGGACAGAGACGAAGGGCTTATGGCTGAATTGCCCTATTGTCATCCGCGAGGCTTCCAGTTCGACCTGGGGGAAAATTTTATGGTAGTGGAAATTGGAACGGCGGAGTTTTTTGAACTTCTCGCGGAGATATCCGTGGTAGTTGAGATAGATTTCCGTCCATTGATCGCGCCGCGTCCGCTGGCATTCTTTGGCGAGCTGGTAGGCTTCCCGAACCTTCTTGACCGGGTCGGTTTTCGCTATGACATAAGCGCCGAGTGTCTTGCTTTCCTTTGGCATGGCATTTTCCTCGGCTAATAATTAAATATGCTGTCAAGTAAAAAGTCCTCCACATATTTTCAAAAATCTCCACATTTTTTGGGCGACCTAAGCGTCCGAATCAGTCAAGAACGCGCTGATATGGGGACGGGAAGGGGCTCGACGCAGCAAATCTCTCAGGTCCATAAACGGTAATAGCGGAGCTTGAGACTCCGCCTCTTCCCTCACTGCCTTAATTTCCTCCTCGGATTTGCCATGAGCCCGGAGAGCGCGCTCAATGGAGAGAAGAATATCATTTCGGATAAACATCGGGTCTTTACGGGCAATTATCGGAATATGCTTTCCCCATGTCCCGCATAAGACCGGGTCGGTTTTGGTGATGATGGTGACATAGAGCCACCAGAGATGCAACGATGGTAAATTAATCGGCATAAGAGTTTTCCTCGTTTCTTCTTGGCCGCAAGAAAAGCCCCCTGCTTCTACCGACCAGGCGGAATCAGGGGGGCGTTTAGGCAATTAGGCTCCCGCCTTACGCGGGACTCGTCTCGTCGAAAAATTGGTTTGGGCTGACTAAGCTGTCTGTGCGTTACCTCCTTTTGTTTTAAGTTTTCCGTTTCTGGTGGTTGATATTATCCTCGAGGACTAAAGCTCCAATATTCCCCATCTCTTCCCATTGACCGAGCGGCTTGACCTCGCTTAAGAATCTCCCGACGGTATCCCAAAGAACATCATGGAAGACGATT is part of the Candidatus Zixiibacteriota bacterium genome and encodes:
- a CDS encoding DUF5309 family protein — protein: MPSYITGRQSTGTVLQAERKIDTPPEVFWLQKDLTPLVHISGGGGLEVGSKSDGKLPAKKKVCVNPEFKVLEKEPRGRWTAVNYSTGYTAGATTIICDSVAHIQVGDIVKNVVKEEVVYVTARDTGANTITVVRGFGATAAAAWADNEPLLRLATQSEENQAPPTIHKVQNRLRTNYCGIFRDTLGLSRTAQNSEYYGGKKKEELRQESLIELKKNIEYAFLWSEPYEDLTGPVNGAPIRTTGGLWYWGINGGGNVTTATTTFTKSGWLSFVRSCFQYGDAMVRVALCSPLVIEMLDYWKDGKLQMKPSEYLYGIKVAEWETGNGTLLIVRDTILQNSPYGTTTAGYGGVAIVFDPDLVQYRYLQNSDVALYENVVRDGTDGFTDEHIAEVGLGVINPENISILKGVTTYA